The segment GGGCGCAGGCCATGAGCTCAAGCGCATGGCCATGCTGGATGCCTACGATGTCACCATGGGCCTCTACTCCATGGCACCACGGGGATTCTGATGCCTCACGGCGCGCGGCCTTCCTCGACATCCATCATGTCAAAGAAGGTGATCAGGTCTTCGCGATGCGCGAGGCCAGCCTCGGCGCGCTGCTTGACGAGGCCTTCGCTGGCAGCATCGCGCCAGCCGCGCTTCATCATGAAGCCATTCCAGATTTCGATCTGCTCGGCTGTGGGGCGGTTGCCGTTCTGGCAGCACCATTCCAGGATCTCCTCGTCGGTGCCACCGGCCAGCGTGCGCTGAGTCAGCTCATAAAAATCCACTCCGAGGAATTTGCACACGCGCTCGTCAAAGGTGCGGTTGCCAGGCATGTAGCCCAGGTGGTAGCCCTCGGGCAGGCTGCCTTCTTTGTCGAAGAGGCGGATCTTGTCCAGGATGCGGCCAAAGACCATGATGCCGCCGACCATGTCACGAGGGGAACGAATGGGAAATGCCATGCGCCTCATTAGCAATGGGCGCATGGCAAGTCAATGCAGGCTGGCAGGCTTACTCGGCCTTCTTCTTGGCTTTGGCAGCGCCTTTGGCTGCGGCGGGTCTGGCCACGGGAGCTACTTTCTCGCCGGGCTTGGGCAGGGTGGCCATCACGGCATCCCAGCCGGGATTGAGGGTGGCTTCCTTGAGGCTGAAGTTGCGGAAGTCCACGGACTGGCCGCTGACGGTGAAGCCCGGGGAGGCCTTCTCCGTGAGGAAGAGGTCATTGGCACCCCAGGCTACCAGATCGTCCACCTTGCCCAGCATTTTGTCTCCCACCATTTCCAGGCGCACCTTGTGCCAGCCTTCGCCCAGCTCAGCTGGGAAGCGGGCAAAGACCACCGCCTTGTCCGGGCCTTCGTGGTCGTTGTCGTCGCGCTGTACGGTCACGGATTTGGGGGTGATCATGATGCGCGCCATGTGGTCCTTGATGGCATTGATGGAAAGGCTGGTGGTCTTGGCGCCGGAGAACTTGAACTCATACTCGATGACGAAGTCCTTCAGCTTGTTGGGCAGCCGGATCACCGCGCCGTGCTTGTCGGCTTCCAGCTCAGAGCCATGCAGCACGCCGTCCACAGCCTCCCATTTGCCTTTGGCGGCCTTCCACGGCGCACCGGCTCCGGAGGCGAGGTTGTTTTCATAAATGGCCTTGCCAGGAATGGCGAGGAGCGGCTTGTCCTCGGCACGAATGCCGGAGGCGGCCAGGGCGAGGACCAGAGCGAGCAGGGAGGTGTGTTTCATGGAGCGGTGAAAACGAAACCGCAGCATCCATGTTGCGTGAAAATTCCCGGCCTGATAGAACCGGCGCATGCGTACCGCCGCCGTCTGCCTCATTCTCCTGCACACGCTCATGCAAGCCGCTGAACCCAACCCCGCCGCCGATGCCTGGCTGGCCAAGACTAAGATCGCCCCGCCGCTTCAGGTGCCTGCCTCCCTGACTGCCTGGCATAAGCAGCGCACGCAGATTCGCGCCACGTTGAACGAGCTGCTTGGCGATCTGCCGCCACGCCCGCCCGTATCTGCTGTACAGGTGACCAGCCGTGAGGACAAAGGAGCCTACACGCTGGAGACCATTCAGTTCGACAACGGCGCTGGCGAGGTGGTGAAAGGCTACGTCTTTGTGCCAAAGACGGCCACAGCGCTGAGCCTAGCTCCGGCCATTCTCTACTGTCACTGGCACGGCGGCCAGTATGACAGCGGCAAGCAAGAGCTGCTGCAAACCAACGCCACCCCCGTGGCCGCAGGCCCCGCGCTGGCGGAGGCCGGATATGTCGTGCTGGGCATCGACGCCCCATGCTTTGGCGAGCGCAACGGCCACGGCCCCGATGGCCCGCAGCAGAAGGGCTCCAATGGCGAGATGACCGCCGCGAAGTTCAACCTCTGGGTGGGGCGCACGCTCTGGGGCATGATGATCCGAGATGACCTGACCGCGCTGGATTATCTCTGCTCCCGCCCCGAGGTGGACGCGCAACGCATCGGCGTCACCGGCATCAGCATGGGCTCCACCAGAAGCTGGTGGATCATGGCATTGGACGACCGTCCGCGCGCCGCCGTCTGCGTCGGCTGCATGACACGCTACGAGGAGCTCATCCGTGCCGGCATGCTCAAGGCGCACGGCATCTACTACTTTGTCCCCGGCATGCTCCGGCACTTTGACACCGAGTCCGTCATCGCCCTCGGTGCCCCGCGCCCCATGCTCTTCATGACGGGCGATCAGGACAGCGGCTCGCCCGTGGAAGGCGTGCGGCACATCGGCGAGATCGTGAGCCGGATCTACCTTCTCACGGGAATGAACGATGCCGAGTATTTTGAAAACAAGATCTACCCCGGAGTCGGCCACGTGTATCTGCCGGAGATGTGGGAGGAGACAGTGAAATGGATGGATCGGTGGGTCAGGAACGCGGAACCACTCAAGCAGCTCAAATAAGAGCCAAGATCGTCAAGGCGTGCATTTCACACACCTTGACGGAATCTTGTGCCCATGAGGGCTTTGCCCATGGCTCGTCTTACCACGAGCTCAGGGCATCGTGCAGCAGCTCCATCTCGCGTGAGTAGGCGGCGCGCTCGGGCATGTCGGGTTCGCCGTAGGGAACGATCTCGACCACGTTCCCGCGCAGGGCGGTGATGCCGCTGCCGCCATCGGGCTGCTGGATGGTCTTCCAGGCGTGGTCGGCAAAGCGTGCCGCCAGGATGCAGTCACCGGGTGTGGTATGGCCGCCGCGCTGCAGATGGCCCAGCACCGAGGGGCGCACCTCCAGGTCTTGGAAGGGGGCTCCGGCGCGCTGGAAGTACTGCTGGAAGGCGTCCATGAGCACGTAGGCGCGGTTGCGCTTCTGCGGCGGGTCAAATTCCACGCCCTCAGCCACCAGCACGATGGCGTGGCCACGGCCGCGGGTCATCGCGCCTTCGATCTTGGCGGCCAGTTTCTTCATGGCCTCCTCGTTCAGCGGGCCGCCCTCGGGGGTGATGATCATTTCTGCACCGGATGCCAGACCGGCCATGCGGGCCAGGTCGCCGCTGGCACGGCCCATGGTTTCCAGCACCATCACGCGGCGATGGCTGCGTGCGGTGTCGATGAAGTGGTCCACCGCCCAGACGAGGGTGTTCACCGCGGTGTCCACGCCCAGCGCCATGTCGGTAAACTGCAGGTCGTTGTCGATCGTGGCAGGCACGCCGATCACGCGCAGGTCACTCTCCTGGGCCAGCAGGCGGGCACCGGTGAGAGAGCCGTCACCACCCACCACCACCAGGGCGCGAACATTCAGGCTTTTGAGCAGCTTGATGACGCTGTCGCGCACCTTCTTGTCATGAAACTCCAGGCAGCGGGCGGAGCCGAGGATGGTGCCGCCCTTGCCCATGATGCCGCTCACGCTGGCGTGGTCCATCTGGATGATGTGGAGCTGCTCGGAGATCAGTCCGGCGCGGCCGGTGTGGGTGGCGATGTCGTTCTTCAGGCGCACCAAGGCTTCGGCGTCATCATTCACGGCGCGGGCGGTGCGGACGAGACCACGGTAGCCATCGCGGATGCCCAGCACGGCGATCTTCTCGCGGTTCAGGCCCAGGCGGACAACGGCGCGCAGAAAGGCGTTCATGCCGGGCGCGTCGCCTCCGCTGAAAAGGACGGCGACGGATTGTTCGGGGAAGGTAGCGGTCATGGTTGGAAAAAGTGGGGTCATTTGCTTAGCAAGCGCCGTGCTCGTGGCAAGTGATGGCTGAAAGCCCGCCGCCGCATTCCTTGGGCTAGGGCTTGCCACCGGGTGTGGGCGTGATAATGGCACGGGTGCCCCCAGCCCTTGCCACCACGCTCTTACCCTTGCTAGCAGCCCTATTGTACGCCTTTGGCGCGCTCGTGCTGAAACGCTCCAGCGATCTTGGGGTAGGCCTCTGGCGCACCACTTTCGTGGCGAATCTGATCGTGGCAGGCCTCTTCTCTTTCCTATGGCTTCTCGGTGGTCCGCCTATCGAGCGCGAAATGCTCTGGCAGCCTGGCATCATCGCCATGTGTCTTTTCCTCGGCCAGCTGGCGCAGTTTCTGGCACTGGACAAGGGGGACGTCTCCGTGGCCGTGCCCGTGTTTGGGCTCAAGGTCATCCTGGTGGCCTTCTTGACGCCGCTGCTCATCGGCGAGGCTGTAGGGGCCAAGCTCTGGGCCGCCGCCTTTCTCAGCGTGCTGGGCATCACCTTCCTCAATCGCAAAGACGCCGGACAACCGCCGCGCCACCTGCTGCTCACCTTTGTGTCCGGTGGCTTCGGCGCGGTGGCTTTTGCGGTGTTTGACGTGCTGGTGCAGAAATGGGGGCCGCAGTGGGGCGTGGGCCGCCTGCTGCCCTGCATCTTCTGGATCAATGCGCTGCTCTCCTTTGGGCTCATCTTCCGCTTCTCCGCCCCGCTCAGTGCTATTCGTGTGCAGGCTTGGCCGTGGCTCGTCGGCGGCTCCGCGCTGCTGGGCACGCAGAGCATCATCTTTGTCAGTACCCTGGCCGTCTTTGGGAAGGCTACCTCGGCCAATATCGTCTATGCCTCGCGCGGCCTGCTCAGTGTGGCGCTGGTGTGGATGATCGGCCACTGGTTCGCGAATAGCGAGCAGCACCTCGGCCCCAAGGTCATGCGCTGGCGTCTGGCCGGCGCCCTCATGATGATGAGCGCGATCGTGCTGGTGGTGGTGTGAGGTGCCTGGCGGGTGGCAAAGAAGCCGTTGCGGTCAGCCGCATCGGGAGCATCTTCCCGCATGATTCTGGAAACACTGCCCGCCGTGAGCGCACTCACCGTGGATCAAAAGCTGCGGCTCGTGTCCGAGCTCTGGCACGATGTTTCGCGTGAAGGTACCATCACCGCTGACACCGCTGCGTTGCTTGATGAGCGGCTGCAGGAGCATGCGGCCAACCCTGCCGCTGTCCGCAGCACGGAGCAGGTGACGGCAGGCATTCTGGCCCTCAAGAAACACATCGCGGCATCTCGCGCATGACGGCCGTCTGGACACTCGGCGCTGAAGCCGACGTGCAGCGACTCTATGAGCAGCAGGAGCGCCGTGAGGAATAGTCGGGCGATCACTTCTACAACGAAGTGCTGTCCTCGATCCGGTTGCTCGAGGTCTTTCCAGAAATCGGCCCCGTCGTTTATCGTGGAAATATCAGGCGGGTGCTGGTCTTCAGGCGTCACTTTGGCCTCTTCTACGTAGTGGAAGATCGTGGCATCATACTCCACGCATTGCTTGATCTGAGGCAGGATCCTCAAAGCATCATGCGCAGGCTGCGCA is part of the Prosthecobacter vanneervenii genome and harbors:
- a CDS encoding DUF5069 domain-containing protein; amino-acid sequence: MAFPIRSPRDMVGGIMVFGRILDKIRLFDKEGSLPEGYHLGYMPGNRTFDERVCKFLGVDFYELTQRTLAGGTDEEILEWCCQNGNRPTAEQIEIWNGFMMKRGWRDAASEGLVKQRAEAGLAHREDLITFFDMMDVEEGRAP
- a CDS encoding LamG domain-containing protein, whose protein sequence is MKHTSLLALVLALAASGIRAEDKPLLAIPGKAIYENNLASGAGAPWKAAKGKWEAVDGVLHGSELEADKHGAVIRLPNKLKDFVIEYEFKFSGAKTTSLSINAIKDHMARIMITPKSVTVQRDDNDHEGPDKAVVFARFPAELGEGWHKVRLEMVGDKMLGKVDDLVAWGANDLFLTEKASPGFTVSGQSVDFRNFSLKEATLNPGWDAVMATLPKPGEKVAPVARPAAAKGAAKAKKKAE
- a CDS encoding alpha/beta hydrolase family protein, with protein sequence MRTAAVCLILLHTLMQAAEPNPAADAWLAKTKIAPPLQVPASLTAWHKQRTQIRATLNELLGDLPPRPPVSAVQVTSREDKGAYTLETIQFDNGAGEVVKGYVFVPKTATALSLAPAILYCHWHGGQYDSGKQELLQTNATPVAAGPALAEAGYVVLGIDAPCFGERNGHGPDGPQQKGSNGEMTAAKFNLWVGRTLWGMMIRDDLTALDYLCSRPEVDAQRIGVTGISMGSTRSWWIMALDDRPRAAVCVGCMTRYEELIRAGMLKAHGIYYFVPGMLRHFDTESVIALGAPRPMLFMTGDQDSGSPVEGVRHIGEIVSRIYLLTGMNDAEYFENKIYPGVGHVYLPEMWEETVKWMDRWVRNAEPLKQLK
- a CDS encoding 6-phosphofructokinase, which gives rise to MTATFPEQSVAVLFSGGDAPGMNAFLRAVVRLGLNREKIAVLGIRDGYRGLVRTARAVNDDAEALVRLKNDIATHTGRAGLISEQLHIIQMDHASVSGIMGKGGTILGSARCLEFHDKKVRDSVIKLLKSLNVRALVVVGGDGSLTGARLLAQESDLRVIGVPATIDNDLQFTDMALGVDTAVNTLVWAVDHFIDTARSHRRVMVLETMGRASGDLARMAGLASGAEMIITPEGGPLNEEAMKKLAAKIEGAMTRGRGHAIVLVAEGVEFDPPQKRNRAYVLMDAFQQYFQRAGAPFQDLEVRPSVLGHLQRGGHTTPGDCILAARFADHAWKTIQQPDGGSGITALRGNVVEIVPYGEPDMPERAAYSREMELLHDALSSW
- a CDS encoding DMT family transporter — its product is MLAALLYAFGALVLKRSSDLGVGLWRTTFVANLIVAGLFSFLWLLGGPPIEREMLWQPGIIAMCLFLGQLAQFLALDKGDVSVAVPVFGLKVILVAFLTPLLIGEAVGAKLWAAAFLSVLGITFLNRKDAGQPPRHLLLTFVSGGFGAVAFAVFDVLVQKWGPQWGVGRLLPCIFWINALLSFGLIFRFSAPLSAIRVQAWPWLVGGSALLGTQSIIFVSTLAVFGKATSANIVYASRGLLSVALVWMIGHWFANSEQHLGPKVMRWRLAGALMMMSAIVLVVV
- a CDS encoding addiction module protein, encoding MILETLPAVSALTVDQKLRLVSELWHDVSREGTITADTAALLDERLQEHAANPAAVRSTEQVTAGILALKKHIAASRA